One Periplaneta americana isolate PAMFEO1 chromosome 8, P.americana_PAMFEO1_priV1, whole genome shotgun sequence genomic region harbors:
- the LOC138705170 gene encoding gastrula zinc finger protein XlCGF57.1-like isoform X7 has product MSVSCRKPACVSDEMDVIELGLTKNNEVDSSALEPDVGGKQEEGPLFEVKCEVEGEAWKFLAMKQEAKEDVAAESNTALLRGVVEFLQTGGIKHPENTTKSSSSVSNHKRKKKAFNDKHDDINVSQTPYSCVICGKAYAYYSSLFKHIRTHSEKSFQCVTCGKYFAHRGALTAHERLHLGLKPFKCDVCDRRYPVRGLLMRHYRIHTGEKPFQCDVCGKLFFERTHLVTHSRTHTKEKPFECDYCGKGFAQRGDLIKHLRTHTAEKPFKCEVCDKGFSDRGKLVKHGRIHTGEKPCKCDVCGKAFSERGNLINHVRTHTGEKPFKCEFCYKGFAQRGSLIAHCRTHTGEKPFRCDICGKGFTQRGQLQSHSRTHTTNRPLKFHQRIL; this is encoded by the exons ATGAGATGGACGTCATTGAACTTGGACTCACCAAAAATAATGAGGTCGATTCTTCTGCACTGGAGCCTGATGTGGGAGGGAAACAGGAGGAGGGGCCTCTTTTTGAAGTGAAGTGCGAAGTTGAG GGAGAGGCTTGGAAATTTCTCGCAATGAAACAGGAAGCAAAGGAAGATGTGGCAGCAGAAAGTAATACGGCCTTATTACGTGG CGTTGTTGAGTTTCTACAAACTGGAGGAATCAAGCATCCAGAGAACACAACAAAAAGTTCCTCGTCTGTTTCTAATCATAAACGCAAAAAGAAGGCCTTTAATGATAAACATGACGACATTAATGTATCCCAAACACCATATAGTTGTGTAATTTGTGGTAAAGCGTATGCCTACTATAGTTCCTTATTTAAACATATTCGTACGCACTCTGAAAAATCCTTCCAGTGTGTGACTTGTGGCAAATATTTTGCACATCGCGGAGCACTTACAGCTCATGAACGTCTTCATTTAGGATtgaagcctttcaaatgtgacGTATGCGATAGAAGATACCCGGTGCGCGGATTATTAATGAGACATTATCGAATTCACACAGGAGAAAAACCATTCCAATGTGACGTGTGTGGTAAGTTATTCTTTGAACGTACGCATCTGGTTACACACAGTCGTACACATACCAAAGAGAAGCCTTTCGAGTGTGACTATTGTGGTAAAGGCTTCGCCCAAAGAGGGGACTTGATAAAACATCTCCGAACTCATACAGCAGAAAAACCGTTCAAGTGTGAAGTCTGTGATAAAGGATTTTCAGATCGTGGGAAACTTGTTAAACATGGTAGAATTCATACCGGAGAAAAGCCATGcaagtgtgatgtttgtggcaAAGCATTTTCAGAGCGTGGTAACCTCATCAACCATGTGCGTACGCACACTGGAGAAAAGccatttaaatgtgaattttgcTATAAAGGTTTCGCACAGCGCGGTTCGCTTATAGCCCATTGTCGAACTCATACAGGTGAAAAACCGTTCAGATGCGATATCTGCGGCAAAGGATTCACACAACGTGGTCAACTTCAATCTCATAGTCGGACACACACTACTAATAGGCCCCTAAAATTTCAtcaaagaatattatag
- the LOC138705170 gene encoding gastrula zinc finger protein XlCGF57.1-like isoform X9 — MDVIELGLTKNNEVDSSALEPDVGGKQEEGPLFEVKCEVEGEAWKFLAMKQEAKEDVAAESNTALLRGVVEFLQTGGIKHPENTTKSSSSVSNHKRKKKAFNDKHDDINVSQTPYSCVICGKAYAYYSSLFKHIRTHSEKSFQCVTCGKYFAHRGALTAHERLHLGLKPFKCDVCDRRYPVRGLLMRHYRIHTGEKPFQCDVCGKLFFERTHLVTHSRTHTKEKPFECDYCGKGFAQRGDLIKHLRTHTAEKPFKCEVCDKGFSDRGKLVKHGRIHTGEKPCKCDVCGKAFSERGNLINHVRTHTGEKPFKCEFCYKGFAQRGSLIAHCRTHTGEKPFRCDICGKGFTQRGQLQSHSRTHTTNRPLKFHQRIL, encoded by the exons ATGGACGTCATTGAACTTGGACTCACCAAAAATAATGAGGTCGATTCTTCTGCACTGGAGCCTGATGTGGGAGGGAAACAGGAGGAGGGGCCTCTTTTTGAAGTGAAGTGCGAAGTTGAG GGAGAGGCTTGGAAATTTCTCGCAATGAAACAGGAAGCAAAGGAAGATGTGGCAGCAGAAAGTAATACGGCCTTATTACGTGG CGTTGTTGAGTTTCTACAAACTGGAGGAATCAAGCATCCAGAGAACACAACAAAAAGTTCCTCGTCTGTTTCTAATCATAAACGCAAAAAGAAGGCCTTTAATGATAAACATGACGACATTAATGTATCCCAAACACCATATAGTTGTGTAATTTGTGGTAAAGCGTATGCCTACTATAGTTCCTTATTTAAACATATTCGTACGCACTCTGAAAAATCCTTCCAGTGTGTGACTTGTGGCAAATATTTTGCACATCGCGGAGCACTTACAGCTCATGAACGTCTTCATTTAGGATtgaagcctttcaaatgtgacGTATGCGATAGAAGATACCCGGTGCGCGGATTATTAATGAGACATTATCGAATTCACACAGGAGAAAAACCATTCCAATGTGACGTGTGTGGTAAGTTATTCTTTGAACGTACGCATCTGGTTACACACAGTCGTACACATACCAAAGAGAAGCCTTTCGAGTGTGACTATTGTGGTAAAGGCTTCGCCCAAAGAGGGGACTTGATAAAACATCTCCGAACTCATACAGCAGAAAAACCGTTCAAGTGTGAAGTCTGTGATAAAGGATTTTCAGATCGTGGGAAACTTGTTAAACATGGTAGAATTCATACCGGAGAAAAGCCATGcaagtgtgatgtttgtggcaAAGCATTTTCAGAGCGTGGTAACCTCATCAACCATGTGCGTACGCACACTGGAGAAAAGccatttaaatgtgaattttgcTATAAAGGTTTCGCACAGCGCGGTTCGCTTATAGCCCATTGTCGAACTCATACAGGTGAAAAACCGTTCAGATGCGATATCTGCGGCAAAGGATTCACACAACGTGGTCAACTTCAATCTCATAGTCGGACACACACTACTAATAGGCCCCTAAAATTTCAtcaaagaatattatag
- the LOC138705170 gene encoding gastrula zinc finger protein XlCGF57.1-like isoform X4: MSVSCRKPACVSGSKLLPYEMDVIELGLTKNNEVDSSALEPDVGGKQEEGPLFEVKCEVEGEAWKFLAMKQEAKEDVAAESNTALLRGVVEFLQTGGIKHPENTTKSSSSVSNHKRKKKAFNDKHDDINVSQTPYSCVICGKAYAYYSSLFKHIRTHSEKSFQCVTCGKYFAHRGALTAHERLHLGLKPFKCDVCDRRYPVRGLLMRHYRIHTGEKPFQCDVCGKLFFERTHLVTHSRTHTKEKPFECDYCGKGFAQRGDLIKHLRTHTAEKPFKCEVCDKGFSDRGKLVKHGRIHTGEKPCKCDVCGKAFSERGNLINHVRTHTGEKPFKCEFCYKGFAQRGSLIAHCRTHTGEKPFRCDICGKGFTQRGQLQSHSRTHTTNRPLKFHQRIL; encoded by the exons ATGAGATGGACGTCATTGAACTTGGACTCACCAAAAATAATGAGGTCGATTCTTCTGCACTGGAGCCTGATGTGGGAGGGAAACAGGAGGAGGGGCCTCTTTTTGAAGTGAAGTGCGAAGTTGAG GGAGAGGCTTGGAAATTTCTCGCAATGAAACAGGAAGCAAAGGAAGATGTGGCAGCAGAAAGTAATACGGCCTTATTACGTGG CGTTGTTGAGTTTCTACAAACTGGAGGAATCAAGCATCCAGAGAACACAACAAAAAGTTCCTCGTCTGTTTCTAATCATAAACGCAAAAAGAAGGCCTTTAATGATAAACATGACGACATTAATGTATCCCAAACACCATATAGTTGTGTAATTTGTGGTAAAGCGTATGCCTACTATAGTTCCTTATTTAAACATATTCGTACGCACTCTGAAAAATCCTTCCAGTGTGTGACTTGTGGCAAATATTTTGCACATCGCGGAGCACTTACAGCTCATGAACGTCTTCATTTAGGATtgaagcctttcaaatgtgacGTATGCGATAGAAGATACCCGGTGCGCGGATTATTAATGAGACATTATCGAATTCACACAGGAGAAAAACCATTCCAATGTGACGTGTGTGGTAAGTTATTCTTTGAACGTACGCATCTGGTTACACACAGTCGTACACATACCAAAGAGAAGCCTTTCGAGTGTGACTATTGTGGTAAAGGCTTCGCCCAAAGAGGGGACTTGATAAAACATCTCCGAACTCATACAGCAGAAAAACCGTTCAAGTGTGAAGTCTGTGATAAAGGATTTTCAGATCGTGGGAAACTTGTTAAACATGGTAGAATTCATACCGGAGAAAAGCCATGcaagtgtgatgtttgtggcaAAGCATTTTCAGAGCGTGGTAACCTCATCAACCATGTGCGTACGCACACTGGAGAAAAGccatttaaatgtgaattttgcTATAAAGGTTTCGCACAGCGCGGTTCGCTTATAGCCCATTGTCGAACTCATACAGGTGAAAAACCGTTCAGATGCGATATCTGCGGCAAAGGATTCACACAACGTGGTCAACTTCAATCTCATAGTCGGACACACACTACTAATAGGCCCCTAAAATTTCAtcaaagaatattatag
- the LOC138705170 gene encoding gastrula zinc finger protein XlCGF57.1-like isoform X5: protein MKIHWNPMMHCHFDEMDVIELGLTKNNEVDSSALEPDVGGKQEEGPLFEVKCEVEGEAWKFLAMKQEAKEDVAAESNTALLRGVVEFLQTGGIKHPENTTKSSSSVSNHKRKKKAFNDKHDDINVSQTPYSCVICGKAYAYYSSLFKHIRTHSEKSFQCVTCGKYFAHRGALTAHERLHLGLKPFKCDVCDRRYPVRGLLMRHYRIHTGEKPFQCDVCGKLFFERTHLVTHSRTHTKEKPFECDYCGKGFAQRGDLIKHLRTHTAEKPFKCEVCDKGFSDRGKLVKHGRIHTGEKPCKCDVCGKAFSERGNLINHVRTHTGEKPFKCEFCYKGFAQRGSLIAHCRTHTGEKPFRCDICGKGFTQRGQLQSHSRTHTTNRPLKFHQRIL, encoded by the exons ATGAGATGGACGTCATTGAACTTGGACTCACCAAAAATAATGAGGTCGATTCTTCTGCACTGGAGCCTGATGTGGGAGGGAAACAGGAGGAGGGGCCTCTTTTTGAAGTGAAGTGCGAAGTTGAG GGAGAGGCTTGGAAATTTCTCGCAATGAAACAGGAAGCAAAGGAAGATGTGGCAGCAGAAAGTAATACGGCCTTATTACGTGG CGTTGTTGAGTTTCTACAAACTGGAGGAATCAAGCATCCAGAGAACACAACAAAAAGTTCCTCGTCTGTTTCTAATCATAAACGCAAAAAGAAGGCCTTTAATGATAAACATGACGACATTAATGTATCCCAAACACCATATAGTTGTGTAATTTGTGGTAAAGCGTATGCCTACTATAGTTCCTTATTTAAACATATTCGTACGCACTCTGAAAAATCCTTCCAGTGTGTGACTTGTGGCAAATATTTTGCACATCGCGGAGCACTTACAGCTCATGAACGTCTTCATTTAGGATtgaagcctttcaaatgtgacGTATGCGATAGAAGATACCCGGTGCGCGGATTATTAATGAGACATTATCGAATTCACACAGGAGAAAAACCATTCCAATGTGACGTGTGTGGTAAGTTATTCTTTGAACGTACGCATCTGGTTACACACAGTCGTACACATACCAAAGAGAAGCCTTTCGAGTGTGACTATTGTGGTAAAGGCTTCGCCCAAAGAGGGGACTTGATAAAACATCTCCGAACTCATACAGCAGAAAAACCGTTCAAGTGTGAAGTCTGTGATAAAGGATTTTCAGATCGTGGGAAACTTGTTAAACATGGTAGAATTCATACCGGAGAAAAGCCATGcaagtgtgatgtttgtggcaAAGCATTTTCAGAGCGTGGTAACCTCATCAACCATGTGCGTACGCACACTGGAGAAAAGccatttaaatgtgaattttgcTATAAAGGTTTCGCACAGCGCGGTTCGCTTATAGCCCATTGTCGAACTCATACAGGTGAAAAACCGTTCAGATGCGATATCTGCGGCAAAGGATTCACACAACGTGGTCAACTTCAATCTCATAGTCGGACACACACTACTAATAGGCCCCTAAAATTTCAtcaaagaatattatag
- the LOC138705170 gene encoding gastrula zinc finger protein XlCGF57.1-like isoform X8 — MELVWRSWAGGNEMDVIELGLTKNNEVDSSALEPDVGGKQEEGPLFEVKCEVEGEAWKFLAMKQEAKEDVAAESNTALLRGVVEFLQTGGIKHPENTTKSSSSVSNHKRKKKAFNDKHDDINVSQTPYSCVICGKAYAYYSSLFKHIRTHSEKSFQCVTCGKYFAHRGALTAHERLHLGLKPFKCDVCDRRYPVRGLLMRHYRIHTGEKPFQCDVCGKLFFERTHLVTHSRTHTKEKPFECDYCGKGFAQRGDLIKHLRTHTAEKPFKCEVCDKGFSDRGKLVKHGRIHTGEKPCKCDVCGKAFSERGNLINHVRTHTGEKPFKCEFCYKGFAQRGSLIAHCRTHTGEKPFRCDICGKGFTQRGQLQSHSRTHTTNRPLKFHQRIL, encoded by the exons ATGAGATGGACGTCATTGAACTTGGACTCACCAAAAATAATGAGGTCGATTCTTCTGCACTGGAGCCTGATGTGGGAGGGAAACAGGAGGAGGGGCCTCTTTTTGAAGTGAAGTGCGAAGTTGAG GGAGAGGCTTGGAAATTTCTCGCAATGAAACAGGAAGCAAAGGAAGATGTGGCAGCAGAAAGTAATACGGCCTTATTACGTGG CGTTGTTGAGTTTCTACAAACTGGAGGAATCAAGCATCCAGAGAACACAACAAAAAGTTCCTCGTCTGTTTCTAATCATAAACGCAAAAAGAAGGCCTTTAATGATAAACATGACGACATTAATGTATCCCAAACACCATATAGTTGTGTAATTTGTGGTAAAGCGTATGCCTACTATAGTTCCTTATTTAAACATATTCGTACGCACTCTGAAAAATCCTTCCAGTGTGTGACTTGTGGCAAATATTTTGCACATCGCGGAGCACTTACAGCTCATGAACGTCTTCATTTAGGATtgaagcctttcaaatgtgacGTATGCGATAGAAGATACCCGGTGCGCGGATTATTAATGAGACATTATCGAATTCACACAGGAGAAAAACCATTCCAATGTGACGTGTGTGGTAAGTTATTCTTTGAACGTACGCATCTGGTTACACACAGTCGTACACATACCAAAGAGAAGCCTTTCGAGTGTGACTATTGTGGTAAAGGCTTCGCCCAAAGAGGGGACTTGATAAAACATCTCCGAACTCATACAGCAGAAAAACCGTTCAAGTGTGAAGTCTGTGATAAAGGATTTTCAGATCGTGGGAAACTTGTTAAACATGGTAGAATTCATACCGGAGAAAAGCCATGcaagtgtgatgtttgtggcaAAGCATTTTCAGAGCGTGGTAACCTCATCAACCATGTGCGTACGCACACTGGAGAAAAGccatttaaatgtgaattttgcTATAAAGGTTTCGCACAGCGCGGTTCGCTTATAGCCCATTGTCGAACTCATACAGGTGAAAAACCGTTCAGATGCGATATCTGCGGCAAAGGATTCACACAACGTGGTCAACTTCAATCTCATAGTCGGACACACACTACTAATAGGCCCCTAAAATTTCAtcaaagaatattatag